The following are encoded in a window of Phaseolus vulgaris cultivar G19833 chromosome 3, P. vulgaris v2.0, whole genome shotgun sequence genomic DNA:
- the LOC137839423 gene encoding uncharacterized protein produces MNICIHSTDKGIWESIENGPFVPHVKKDDILVDKPSSEWIEAECKKVKFDWIAKNIITSALSCDEFFRVSQCSSAKEMWDILEVTHEGTNGVKRARKHVLIQEYELFRMQKGESICDVPKRFSHIVNHLMSLGKKFDEEELNIKVLKCLDRTWQPKVTAISESKDLTSLTVASLFGKLREHEIEIQRLVVQESEDKHNKSITLKSSK; encoded by the coding sequence ATGAATATTTGTATACATTCAACTGACAAAGGCATTTGGGagtcaattgaaaatggtccttttgtacCTCACGTTAAGAAAGATGATATTTTAGTTGATAAACCTTCATCTGAATGGATAGAAGCAGAATGTAAGAAAGTTAAGTTTGACTGGATagctaaaaatattataacatctgCTCTAAGttgtgatgagtttttcagggtttcACAATGTAGCTCggccaaagaaatgtgggacatcttGGAGGTCACACATGAAGGCACAAATGGTgtaaagagagctaggaagcatgtTCTAATCCAGGAGTATGAACTCTTCAGAATGCAGAAGGGAGAATCAATATGTGATGTGCCAAAGAGGTTCTctcacattgtgaatcaccttatgagtcttggtaagaagtttgatgaagaggaactcaacatcaaGGTActaaagtgtcttgatagaacatggcaaccaaaggtgactgccATTTCAGAATCAAAGGATCTCACCTCATTGACTGTGGCATCTCTTTTCGGCAAACTAAGAGAGCATGAGATTGAGATTCAAAGGCTtgttgttcaagagagtgaagacaagcataaCAAGAGCATAACACTCAAATCTAGCAAATAG